One stretch of Thalassophryne amazonica chromosome 19, fThaAma1.1, whole genome shotgun sequence DNA includes these proteins:
- the ddo gene encoding D-aspartate oxidase, producing the protein MKNVKVAVIGGGVVGVSTAVCIAEALPSCSVTLLAEKFSPDTTSDIAAGIVFSKQFPDVPLERQKRWFQNSFDHLLAIAQSEHSPEAGVLLSSGWQVFREVPAVKKPFWSETVFGFRVITDMELKRFPGYKFGQAFTTLKCECSNYLPWLEKRFRKAGGQVVQRKVDSLQELSTSYDIIVNCSGLGSRTLVGDPEVYPVRGQVLKVEAPWLKHFIRDGNGFSYIYPGVHSVIVGGTRQQHDWRLQVDEKDMKTFMENCIKLEPSLRKAKVLSEWVGLRPGRKNPRVEKEVVVMEGRRVPVVHNYGHGGLGVSLAWGTALDALGLVTQCVHEMSPQAKL; encoded by the exons ATGAAAAATGTTAAGGTTGCAGTTATTGGAGGAGGTGTGGTTGGCGTCTCCACTGCCGTCTGCATCGCTGAAGCTCTTCCATCCTGTTCTGTGACTCTTCTGGCTGAGAAGTTCAGCCCGGACACCACCAGTGATATCGCTGCTGGGATCGTATTTAGCAAACAGTTTCCAG ATGTCCCCTTGGAGCGACAAAAGCGTTGGTTCCAGAACAGTTTTGATCACCTCTTGGCCATCGCACAGTCTGAACACTCACCAGAAGCTGGAGTGCTGCTGAGCTCTGG TTGGCAAGTTTTCAGAGAGGTTCCAGCTGTGAAGAAGCCCTTCTGGTCAGAGACTGTGTTTGGCTTTCGAGTCATAACTGACATGGAACTGAAACGGTTTCCAGGCTACAAATTTGGCCAAGCATTCACCACCTTAAAATGTGAATGTTCCAACTACCTGCCCTGGCTGGAGAAGAG GTTCCGAAAAGCTGGAGGCCAGGTTGTACAGAGGAAAGTCGACAGTCTTCAGGAATTAAGTACAAGCTATGACATCATCGTTAACTGCTCCGGTCTGGGATCCAGAACACTGGTGGGTGACCCTGAAGTGTACCCTGTCAGGGGCCAGGTCCTCAAGGTTGAGGCCCCCTGGCTGAAGCACTTCATTAGAGATGGAAACGGATTCAGCTACATTTATCCTGGCGTGCACAGCGTCATTGTAGGTGGTACGAGGCAGCAACATGACTGGCGACTACAGGTGGACGAAAAGGACATGAAGACGTTCATGGAGAACTGCATCAAACTGGAGCCATCGCTGAGAAAAGCCAAAGTTCTCAGTGAGTGGGTCGGTCTGAGGCCGGGCAGGAAGAACCCGAGGGTGGAGAAGGAGGTGGTGGTGATGGAGGGCCGCAGGGTGCCCGTGGTCCACAACTACGGCCACGGAGGTTTGGGCGTCAGCCTCGCTTGGGGAACGGCGCTGGATGCACTGGGGCTGGTCACACAGTGTGTTCACGAAATGTCTCCACAGGCTAAACTGTGA